In the genome of Pseudomonadota bacterium, the window CTTACATGTGGTCCGCAATTTTTTAAAGAACTGCCTTAAACACTCCTACTTTGTGGGGTCTACTTTGTCCCCCAACCGCTCGCGAAACTAATGCTACGTCATGACAATGGTCTTGTGACCGAGTTGTTTCTGGGCTGCGTGGGATGTCTTGAGACTCTGCCTTGTCAGTGCCGGCTTTAGCGCGTAGGTCGCGAAACTGTTGACCCCCGCTTTCTCGCGCGCTTTATCGAAGCGCTGGCGTAAAGCATAGTAGGTGAGCGGCTGGCCGTTCTCCTTACATACAAGTACAAAGCT includes:
- a CDS encoding tyrosine-type recombinase/integrase, giving the protein LAYLTGQRPADTLNMAETDIRGGVLHVRQSKRGKKLRIAVTGCLATVIDRIMIRKRSYKVRSFVLVCKENGQPLTYYALRQRFDKAREKAGVNSFATYALKPALTRQSLKTSHAAQKQLGHKTIVMT